CGGCGGAGAAGACCGTACGGGAGGTCAGCGGGCCGCCACCGGTCAGGGCCAGGGGCTCGGCGCGGGGCTCGTACTCCCGCAGACCGCCGTCGGGTCGGGGCAGGCGGACCGTCACGGGGTCACCTCCGGGACGTCGGTACGGCGGTCCTCGCGCTCCTGCGCACCGCCGTCGGGTCGGGGCGGTCGGACCGTCACAGCGCCACCTCCGGGACGTCGAGGCGGCGGCCCTCGGCGGCGGACCGCAGGCCCAGTTCGGCGAGCTGGACGCCCCGGGCGCCCGCGAGGAGGTCCCACTGGTACGGCTCGTCGAGCACGACGTGGCGCAGGAACAGCTCCCACTGGGCCTTGAAGCCGTTGTCGAACTCGGCGTTGTCGGGTACCTCCTGCCACTGGTCGCGGAAGGACTCGGTGACGGGGATGTCGGGGTTCCAGACCGGCTTCGGGGTGGCCGAGCGGTGCTGGACACGGCACCCGCGCAGTCCGGCGACGGCGGAGCCGTGGGTGCCGTCGACCTGGAACTCCACGAGCTCGTCGCGGTTGACGCGGACCGCCCAGGAGGAGTTGATCTGGGCGACGGCGCCGCCCTCCAGCTGGAAGATGCCGTACGCCGCGTCGTCGGCGGTGGCCTCGTAGGGCTTGCCGTGCTCGTCCCAGCGCCGCGGGACGTGCGTGGCGACATGGGCGGTGACGGAGGTGACGCGGCCGAACAGCTCGTGGAGCACGTACTCCCAGTGCGGGAACATGTCGACGACGATGCCGCCGCCGTCCTCCGCGCGGTAGTTCCACGAGGGGCGCTGCGCCTCCTGCCAGTCGCCCTCGAAGACCCAGTAGCCGAACTCGCCGCGCACCGAGAGGATCTCGCCGAAGAAGCCGCCGTCGATCAGGCGCTTCAGCTTGAGCAGGCCCGGCAGGAAGATCTTGTCCTGGACGACGCCG
This portion of the Streptomyces changanensis genome encodes:
- a CDS encoding Gfo/Idh/MocA family protein: MTRRTVRIAMNGVTGRMGYRQHLVRSILAIREQGGLDLGDGRVLWPEPVLVGRREHALRELAERHGLTEWSTDLDAVLADDRTEIYFDAQVTSARVAAVTRAIAAGKHVYTEKPTATDLAGALELARLARGAGVKHGVVQDKIFLPGLLKLKRLIDGGFFGEILSVRGEFGYWVFEGDWQEAQRPSWNYRAEDGGGIVVDMFPHWEYVLHELFGRVTSVTAHVATHVPRRWDEHGKPYEATADDAAYGIFQLEGGAVAQINSSWAVRVNRDELVEFQVDGTHGSAVAGLRGCRVQHRSATPKPVWNPDIPVTESFRDQWQEVPDNAEFDNGFKAQWELFLRHVVLDEPYQWDLLAGARGVQLAELGLRSAAEGRRLDVPEVAL